In the genome of Microcoleus sp. FACHB-831, one region contains:
- a CDS encoding EutN/CcmL family microcompartment protein produces the protein MQIAKVRGMVVSTHKEASLRGVKLLLLQFADAECSLLPEYEVAGDQVGAGLDEWVLVSRGSAARQLEGSEKRPIDAMVVAIIDTVTVDNCVAYSKKDQYR, from the coding sequence ATGCAAATTGCCAAAGTTCGCGGCATGGTTGTCAGCACGCACAAAGAAGCAAGTCTCAGAGGAGTTAAGCTACTTTTGTTGCAATTTGCCGACGCGGAATGTAGCCTCCTGCCGGAATACGAAGTAGCTGGCGATCAAGTAGGTGCAGGTCTGGATGAGTGGGTTCTCGTCAGCCGTGGCAGCGCCGCTCGTCAGCTAGAAGGCAGTGAAAAGCGTCCTATTGATGCGATGGTGGTAGCGATTATTGACACTGTAACTGTTGACAATTGCGTCGCGTACAGCAAAAAAGATCAGTATCGTTAG
- a CDS encoding carbon dioxide-concentrating mechanism protein CcmK, with protein MAIAVGMIETLGFPAVVEAADAMVKAARVTLVGYEKIGSGRVTVIVRGDVSEVQASVGAGVESVKRVNGGQVLSTHIIARPHENLEYVLPIRYTEAVEQFREGVSGIRPLGRQ; from the coding sequence ATGGCTATTGCAGTTGGAATGATTGAAACTTTGGGTTTTCCAGCAGTTGTGGAAGCAGCTGATGCGATGGTGAAAGCAGCCCGCGTCACCCTAGTAGGGTATGAAAAAATCGGTAGTGGTCGCGTAACGGTAATCGTGCGGGGAGATGTATCCGAGGTGCAAGCTTCAGTAGGAGCTGGCGTAGAATCCGTTAAGCGCGTGAATGGCGGCCAAGTATTGTCAACTCACATCATCGCTCGTCCCCACGAGAACTTGGAGTACGTGCTGCCCATTCGTTATACCGAAGCAGTCGAACAGTTCCGCGAGGGCGTTAGCGGCATTCGCCCTCTAGGTAGACAATAA
- a CDS encoding carbon dioxide-concentrating mechanism protein CcmK yields the protein MPIAVGMIETKGFPAVVEAADAMVKAARVTLVGYEKIGSARVTVIVRGNVSEVQASVSAGVDAARRVNGGEVLSTHIIARPHENLEYVLPIRYTEAVEQFRT from the coding sequence ATGCCAATTGCAGTTGGAATGATTGAAACCAAGGGGTTTCCGGCAGTTGTGGAAGCAGCCGATGCTATGGTGAAAGCTGCTCGCGTCACGCTAGTAGGCTACGAAAAAATCGGCAGCGCCAGGGTAACGGTCATTGTCAGAGGAAATGTATCAGAGGTACAAGCCTCTGTATCTGCTGGGGTTGATGCTGCGCGGAGAGTAAACGGCGGTGAAGTACTGTCTACGCACATAATTGCGCGTCCTCACGAAAACCTAGAGTATGTCCTGCCAATTCGTTACACCGAAGCGGTCGAACAGTTCCGCACCTAA